Proteins co-encoded in one endosymbiont 'TC1' of Trimyema compressum genomic window:
- the mreD gene encoding rod shape-determining protein MreD, translated as MKKLYIPIYILLVAFFLILESTFFSRLDFFGAQPNLLLIFTITLTFFISRESSIVCALIAGGIEDFYIGRMIGSNVIAMVLTIFIISRFTSRIIKENVLTPIAVIFIGSIINGIVMAVLMVLAGNGGLLNLMYVKNMLLGSVYNVLVSLVIYPITYLILHKFKGEENK; from the coding sequence GTGAAAAAATTATATATTCCCATTTATATTCTGCTAGTAGCTTTTTTTCTTATTTTGGAATCAACCTTTTTTTCCAGACTGGATTTTTTTGGAGCCCAGCCTAACTTATTATTGATTTTTACTATAACACTTACTTTTTTTATAAGCAGAGAATCTAGTATTGTTTGCGCCTTAATCGCTGGTGGGATTGAAGATTTTTATATTGGTAGAATGATTGGCAGCAATGTAATTGCTATGGTTTTGACTATCTTTATAATTAGTCGTTTTACTTCTAGAATTATTAAAGAAAATGTATTGACACCTATTGCAGTTATTTTTATTGGCTCCATTATAAATGGTATAGTAATGGCAGTCTTAATGGTCTTAGCAGGCAATGGGGGATTACTTAATTTAATGTATGTAAAAAATATGTTATTAGGTAGTGTTTATAATGTATTAGTTTCTTTAGTTATTTATCCTATAACCTATTTGATTCTCCATAAATTTAAAGGGGAAGAAAACAAATGA
- the mreC gene encoding rod shape-determining protein MreC, with protein sequence MDKKIKKGTGDFKIKVVISVIVIIFVIIMRITSTTQLGLGPVESIMREVFNPAQTASYSAGNGIVNFFKGLVDYKNVKDENDEIKKDLARLETENNILQEYKVENETLKKTLDLQKSNKELQIVTGEVVGRSIKEWYKTISINKGSNDGIKENMPVITYKGLVGRVTSVTNSTAEVTLITDSKYGAVAALAKEIRYPGIVIGEDDGSNQLKMIQIPSDAPIQEGFEIITSGLGDMTYKNLKIGKVKSIENASDGLMKEAIIEPYENLNSLDFVMVITSQE encoded by the coding sequence ATGGACAAGAAAATTAAAAAGGGCACTGGAGACTTCAAAATAAAGGTAGTCATCAGTGTCATTGTCATTATTTTTGTAATTATTATGAGAATAACAAGTACAACTCAGTTAGGATTAGGTCCTGTTGAAAGTATTATGAGGGAAGTATTTAACCCTGCTCAAACAGCTTCCTATTCGGCCGGGAACGGTATTGTTAATTTTTTTAAGGGTTTAGTAGATTATAAAAATGTTAAAGATGAAAATGATGAAATAAAAAAAGATTTAGCTCGCTTGGAAACAGAAAACAACATACTCCAAGAATACAAAGTTGAAAATGAGACTTTGAAAAAAACATTAGATTTACAGAAAAGTAATAAAGAGTTGCAAATTGTAACGGGTGAAGTAGTTGGAAGAAGTATTAAGGAATGGTATAAAACTATTTCCATTAATAAAGGATCCAATGACGGTATTAAGGAAAATATGCCAGTAATTACCTATAAAGGTTTAGTTGGCCGTGTAACATCTGTCACAAATAGTACTGCAGAGGTTACACTTATTACTGATTCTAAATATGGAGCTGTAGCAGCTCTTGCGAAAGAAATCAGGTATCCTGGTATTGTAATTGGCGAGGATGATGGTTCCAATCAATTAAAGATGATTCAAATTCCCTCAGATGCACCTATCCAAGAAGGCTTTGAGATTATTACCTCAGGTTTAGGTGATATGACCTATAAAAATTTAAAAATAGGAAAAGTAAAGTCTATAGAAAACGCTTCTGATGGCTTAATGAAAGAAGCTATTATTGAGCCTTATGAAAATTTAAATAGTTTAGATTTTGTAATGGTTATTACTAGTCAAGAGTAA